Proteins from a single region of Scylla paramamosain isolate STU-SP2022 chromosome 13, ASM3559412v1, whole genome shotgun sequence:
- the LOC135106368 gene encoding death domain-associated protein 6-like isoform X1 → MLSFWCHNMADRSEAQDSSNIEIIECREPHLEASQDLELLAQEIAEAAVEDERKSRTPSPSPPQTLPSSECETATREDSSEEEQEEEEEEEDDDDDEEGLDKCEDDLSQLEEETTDNARPSSPVDEASWVLVDAADDEARKSEFPEQKFSVYRKFLARGDLRQKLADLGFLSDPTAEASGDDGQTEQSLQNLVMSCSESMVICDLPQEGEGEDSTGQVFIKDALDGPGMPSWRGSIAGATVEVEVERRGGLMVAAVTVWHRDLLSALNSLRSLVSSAGLVSYADVDVTSLLARAA, encoded by the exons ATGCTTTCATTTTGGTGTCACA ACATGGCAGACAGGAGTGAGGCACAAGACTCGAGCAACATCGAGATCATTGAGTGTCGAGAGCCACACCTGGAGGCCTCACAGGACCTGGAGTTGCTGGCTCAGGAGATTGCAGAGGCAGCTGTCGAGGACGAAAGGAAGTCCAGAACACCTTCGCCTTCACCGCCACAGACGTTGCCTTCCTCAGAGTGTGAAACGGCGACGAGGGAAGACTCGTctgaggaggaacaggaagaggaggaggaggaggaggacgacgacgacgacgaggaaggTCTTGACAAGTGTGAAGACGACTTGAGTCAGCTGGAAGAGGAAACGACCGACAATGCAAGGCCGAGCAGTCCTGTTGACGAAGCTTCCTGGGTACTGGTCGACGCCGCTGACGATGAAGCACGCAAGTCAGAGTTTCCGGAACAAAAGTTTAGTGTTTATAGAAAATTTCTGGCCCGTGGAGACCTGCGTCAGAAATTAGCAGACTTAGGATTCTTGAGTGACCCCACTGCGGAGGCCTCTGGCGACGACGGCCAGACGGAGCAGAGTCTTCAGAACCTGGTGATGTCCTGCTCCGAGTCCATGGTGATCTGTGACCTTCCTCAG GAAGGCGAGGGCGAGGACAGCACCGGCCAAGTGTTCATCAAGGACGCCCTGGACGGGCCTGGGATGCCGAGCTGGAGAGGCAGCATCGCGGGCGCTACG gtggaggtggaggtggagcgcCGTGGTGGACTGATGGTAGCTGCCGTGACTGTGTGGCACCGTGACCTCCTCTCCGCCCTCAATTCCCTCAGAAGTCTCGTCTCCTCGGCAG GCCTGGTGTCCTACGCAGATGTAGATGTGACCAGCCTGCTTGCCCGCGCCGCCTGA
- the LOC135106368 gene encoding death domain-associated protein 6-like isoform X2, which translates to MADRSEAQDSSNIEIIECREPHLEASQDLELLAQEIAEAAVEDERKSRTPSPSPPQTLPSSECETATREDSSEEEQEEEEEEEDDDDDEEGLDKCEDDLSQLEEETTDNARPSSPVDEASWVLVDAADDEARKSEFPEQKFSVYRKFLARGDLRQKLADLGFLSDPTAEASGDDGQTEQSLQNLVMSCSESMVICDLPQEGEGEDSTGQVFIKDALDGPGMPSWRGSIAGATVEVEVERRGGLMVAAVTVWHRDLLSALNSLRSLVSSAGLVSYADVDVTSLLARAA; encoded by the exons ATGGCAGACAGGAGTGAGGCACAAGACTCGAGCAACATCGAGATCATTGAGTGTCGAGAGCCACACCTGGAGGCCTCACAGGACCTGGAGTTGCTGGCTCAGGAGATTGCAGAGGCAGCTGTCGAGGACGAAAGGAAGTCCAGAACACCTTCGCCTTCACCGCCACAGACGTTGCCTTCCTCAGAGTGTGAAACGGCGACGAGGGAAGACTCGTctgaggaggaacaggaagaggaggaggaggaggaggacgacgacgacgacgaggaaggTCTTGACAAGTGTGAAGACGACTTGAGTCAGCTGGAAGAGGAAACGACCGACAATGCAAGGCCGAGCAGTCCTGTTGACGAAGCTTCCTGGGTACTGGTCGACGCCGCTGACGATGAAGCACGCAAGTCAGAGTTTCCGGAACAAAAGTTTAGTGTTTATAGAAAATTTCTGGCCCGTGGAGACCTGCGTCAGAAATTAGCAGACTTAGGATTCTTGAGTGACCCCACTGCGGAGGCCTCTGGCGACGACGGCCAGACGGAGCAGAGTCTTCAGAACCTGGTGATGTCCTGCTCCGAGTCCATGGTGATCTGTGACCTTCCTCAG GAAGGCGAGGGCGAGGACAGCACCGGCCAAGTGTTCATCAAGGACGCCCTGGACGGGCCTGGGATGCCGAGCTGGAGAGGCAGCATCGCGGGCGCTACG gtggaggtggaggtggagcgcCGTGGTGGACTGATGGTAGCTGCCGTGACTGTGTGGCACCGTGACCTCCTCTCCGCCCTCAATTCCCTCAGAAGTCTCGTCTCCTCGGCAG GCCTGGTGTCCTACGCAGATGTAGATGTGACCAGCCTGCTTGCCCGCGCCGCCTGA
- the LOC135106369 gene encoding ADP-ribosylation factor-like protein 3, which yields MGLLSLLRKLKSAPDQELRLLLLGLDNAGKTTLLKKLASEDITQTTPTQGFNIKSVQSDGFKLNVWDIGGQRKIRPYWRNYFENTDVLIYVIDSGDRKRFEETGQELGEILSEEKLAGVPVLIFANKQDLFNAAPASEIAEGLQLHTIRDRTWQIQACSATSGEGVKDGLDWVCKNLKKK from the exons ATG GGTCTGCTTTCCCTCCTTAGAAAACTTAAGTCTGCTCCAGACCAGGAGTTGCGCCTTCTTCTGCTTGGTCTGGACAATGCAGGGAAAACAACATTGCTTAAGAAATTAGCTTCAGAGGACATAACTCAGACAACACCCACTCAGGGATTCAACATCAAGTCTGTCCAGTCTGATGGTTTCAAGCTGAACGTATGGGATATTGGTGGTCAGCGGAAAATTCGTCCCTATTGGAGGAATTATTTTGAGAATACTGATGTCTTG ATATATGTCATTGACAGTGGTGACCGAAAACGTTTTGAGGAAACAGGTCAAGAACTTGGAGAAATTCTTAGTGAAGAAAAGTTAGCTG GTGTCCCTGTCTTGATATTTGCAAATAAGCAAGATCTCTTCAATGCTGCTCCAGCTTCTGAGATAGCTGAGGGCCTTCAGCTGCATACCATCCGGGACCGTACATGGCAGATTCAAGCCTGCTCAGCCACTTCTGGCGAGGGAGTCAAG gatggACTTGACTGGGTTTGTAAAAATctgaagaaaaagtaa